The following coding sequences lie in one Streptomyces albofaciens JCM 4342 genomic window:
- a CDS encoding ribonuclease H family protein, with protein MAELITAACDGASKGNPGPAAWAWVIAGATGAVERWEAGPLGTATNNVAELTALRELLAATDPAVPLQVRMDSQYAMKAVTTWLPGWRKKGWKTAAGKPVANRDLIVAIDELLAGRSVDFVYVPAHQVDGDPLNAAADGAASETARTQQAIGSALGSALPEPEPPAASSGGAARPSRAGRVPAARQGKGPRPSRGTIKARFPGQCRCGQAYGKGEPISKNSEGWGHPACAAGAGAAG; from the coding sequence ATGGCAGAACTGATCACCGCCGCCTGCGACGGGGCGTCGAAAGGAAACCCCGGGCCCGCGGCCTGGGCATGGGTCATCGCGGGGGCCACGGGCGCCGTGGAGCGCTGGGAGGCCGGGCCGCTGGGCACCGCGACCAACAATGTGGCGGAACTGACCGCGCTGCGGGAGCTGTTGGCGGCCACCGACCCCGCGGTGCCGCTCCAGGTGCGGATGGACTCGCAGTACGCGATGAAGGCGGTCACCACCTGGCTGCCGGGGTGGCGGAAGAAGGGGTGGAAGACCGCCGCGGGCAAGCCGGTGGCCAACCGGGACCTGATCGTCGCGATCGACGAGCTGCTCGCCGGGCGGTCGGTGGACTTCGTGTACGTACCGGCGCACCAGGTCGACGGCGACCCGCTGAACGCGGCGGCGGACGGAGCGGCCAGCGAGACCGCCCGCACCCAGCAGGCCATCGGCAGCGCCCTCGGCTCCGCGCTGCCGGAACCGGAGCCGCCCGCCGCCTCCTCCGGCGGGGCGGCGCGGCCGTCGCGTGCCGGGCGGGTCCCGGCGGCGCGCCAGGGCAAGGGCCCGCGGCCGTCGCGGGGGACCATCAAGGCGCGGTTCCCCGGACAGTGCCGCTGCGGGCAGGCGTACGGCAAGGGCGAGCCGATCTCGAAGAACTCCGAGGGCTGGGGCCACCCGGCGTGCGCGGCGGGTGCCGGAGCGGCCGGATAG
- a CDS encoding esterase/lipase family protein: protein MRSNGTMRTRRRRRPLAALTGLVVTAGLVLTGTVTAPGAQAATARATAATAASAPHATASPTAADPVGPRQGDFLSAFLYSVAKPTALPIGANDWSCKPGRAHPRPVVLVHGTFENRYANWAALSPTLKDAGYCVFALNYGGAQGPVLATGDIAKSAGQLAAFVDRVRAATGADKVDLVGYSQGGMMPRYYIKNLGGAAKTGRLVAFVPPNHGTSLLGLGLLARLIPGVDVVVGAACPACEQQVVGSRFLKELNAGGETDPAVDYTVITTWYDEVVTPYSSAFLAPARNVTNETVQSHCLISPITHLNITYNRTATRLALNALDPAHAQRPTC from the coding sequence ATGCGCAGCAACGGGACCATGCGCACGAGACGCCGCCGACGGCCACTGGCCGCGCTGACCGGCCTGGTGGTGACGGCCGGTCTGGTGCTGACCGGCACGGTCACGGCACCGGGCGCCCAGGCCGCGACCGCACGGGCCACCGCCGCGACGGCGGCCTCCGCACCGCACGCGACCGCTTCCCCCACCGCCGCCGACCCCGTCGGGCCGCGGCAGGGCGACTTCCTGTCCGCCTTCCTCTACTCGGTCGCCAAGCCGACCGCCCTGCCCATCGGCGCGAACGACTGGTCGTGCAAGCCGGGCCGGGCGCACCCCCGCCCGGTCGTCCTCGTGCACGGCACCTTCGAGAACCGGTACGCCAACTGGGCCGCCCTCTCCCCCACGCTCAAGGACGCCGGCTACTGCGTCTTCGCCCTCAACTACGGAGGTGCCCAGGGTCCCGTTCTCGCCACCGGCGACATCGCGAAGTCGGCCGGGCAGCTCGCCGCGTTCGTCGACCGGGTGCGGGCGGCGACCGGCGCGGACAAGGTCGACCTCGTCGGCTACTCGCAGGGCGGCATGATGCCGCGGTACTACATCAAGAACCTGGGCGGAGCCGCGAAGACCGGCAGGCTCGTCGCCTTCGTCCCGCCCAACCATGGCACCTCGCTCCTCGGCCTCGGCCTGCTGGCCCGGCTGATACCCGGCGTCGACGTCGTGGTCGGCGCGGCCTGCCCCGCCTGCGAGCAGCAGGTCGTCGGCTCGCGCTTCCTCAAGGAGCTGAACGCCGGCGGCGAGACCGACCCGGCCGTCGACTACACCGTCATCACCACCTGGTACGACGAGGTCGTGACCCCCTACTCCTCGGCGTTCCTGGCGCCGGCCCGCAACGTCACCAACGAGACGGTCCAGAGCCACTGCCTGATCAGCCCCATCACCCACCTCAACATCACCTACAACCGGACGGCGACCCGCCTCGCCCTGAACGCGCTCGACCCGGCCCACGCCCAGCGCCCCACCTGCTGA
- a CDS encoding helix-turn-helix domain-containing protein, with translation MQNPPGETFARGPWHELPSSFGSLLRPRIDTIATDMVEAIREEVPAYRRPLDSALGRDLVDSVCRAMRQFAELAEAPESAQDHHVRHFRHLGRVEFLNGRTTDGLQAAFRVGARVGSRRYAEIARTASLPTEIVLPLHEAVLTHINALSNEAVRGFVAAQARAEGEVQRSRRALAQALLEQPRGTPREPLEALAARARWPLPRKVACLVVRDAAGSRFTVPGLGGEVLALSRGADLVVVLPEPGDGGPAGIEDVRGAVRGRTAALGPAVAPRDAWVSLVCVRLALNHHRDTGAPDGGLLVVADRLADVHLLGGAHIGRLLADRALGALDGLPAGRAARLAETLDALLMSWGRSAPEVAQALGIHPQTARKRLRQLDTLFDGRLADPDFRFAALLALRTRALGR, from the coding sequence ATGCAGAACCCGCCCGGCGAGACGTTCGCGCGCGGGCCCTGGCACGAACTGCCGTCGTCGTTCGGCTCGTTGCTGCGCCCCAGGATCGACACCATCGCCACCGACATGGTCGAGGCCATCCGCGAGGAGGTGCCCGCCTACCGGCGCCCGCTCGACTCCGCCCTGGGGCGCGACCTGGTCGACTCGGTGTGCCGTGCGATGCGCCAGTTCGCGGAGCTGGCGGAGGCCCCCGAGAGCGCGCAGGACCACCACGTACGGCACTTCCGCCACCTGGGGCGCGTGGAATTCCTCAACGGGCGCACCACGGACGGCCTCCAGGCCGCCTTCCGCGTCGGCGCGCGGGTCGGCAGCCGCCGCTACGCGGAGATCGCCCGGACGGCTTCGCTGCCCACCGAGATCGTCCTGCCGCTGCACGAAGCGGTGCTGACGCACATCAACGCCCTGTCCAACGAGGCGGTCAGGGGGTTCGTCGCCGCGCAGGCCCGCGCGGAGGGCGAGGTGCAGCGCAGTCGGCGCGCCCTGGCGCAGGCGCTGCTGGAACAGCCGCGCGGCACGCCCCGCGAGCCGCTCGAAGCGCTCGCCGCGCGGGCCCGCTGGCCGCTGCCCCGCAAGGTCGCCTGCCTCGTCGTACGGGACGCCGCGGGCAGCCGGTTCACCGTGCCGGGGCTGGGCGGGGAGGTCCTGGCGCTGTCGCGCGGAGCGGACCTCGTGGTGGTTCTCCCGGAGCCGGGGGACGGCGGCCCGGCCGGTATCGAGGACGTACGGGGCGCGGTCCGCGGCCGGACCGCGGCACTCGGCCCGGCCGTCGCGCCGCGCGACGCCTGGGTGTCGCTGGTGTGCGTGCGGCTGGCGCTGAACCACCACCGGGACACGGGCGCGCCGGACGGCGGCCTCCTGGTCGTCGCCGACCGGCTGGCCGACGTGCACCTGCTGGGCGGCGCGCACATCGGGCGCCTGCTGGCGGACCGTGCGCTGGGCGCGCTCGACGGGCTGCCCGCGGGCCGGGCGGCGCGGCTGGCGGAGACGCTCGACGCCCTGCTCATGTCATGGGGCCGCAGTGCCCCCGAGGTCGCCCAGGCCCTGGGCATCCACCCGCAGACGGCCCGCAAGCGCCTGCGTCAGCTGGACACCCTCTTCGACGGCCGCCTCGCCGACCCGGACTTCCGCTTCGCGGCGCTGCTGGCGTTGCGGACGCGGGCGCTGGGGAGGTGA
- a CDS encoding DUF3140 domain-containing protein: MTAQVGDELWDEFHRAVNMTSRELQEWLSVEAAGENSEEVPDRAGRPLGRQVLEILGKRRTDLTDDDAAAMRRVVEIVGTQRPAGTDVTAGGTDWRHGLMDIGHDPLKPQ; encoded by the coding sequence ATGACAGCGCAGGTCGGCGACGAACTGTGGGACGAGTTCCACCGGGCCGTCAACATGACCTCACGTGAGCTGCAGGAGTGGCTGAGCGTCGAGGCCGCGGGCGAGAACAGCGAGGAGGTCCCCGACCGGGCCGGGCGGCCCCTGGGGCGGCAGGTCCTGGAGATCCTCGGCAAGCGCCGCACCGACCTCACCGACGACGACGCGGCGGCCATGCGCCGCGTCGTAGAGATCGTCGGCACCCAGCGCCCGGCGGGTACGGACGTGACGGCCGGCGGTACGGACTGGCGCCACGGCCTGATGGACATCGGACACGATCCCCTGAAGCCGCAGTGA
- a CDS encoding endonuclease/exonuclease/phosphatase family protein, with product MSTSTRGAAARAARRPGLRIAVPALLLAGLLAFPGLLPNTPGHLGSLAETALPWFGAVVPVLLGWAALRRSVAGAAAALVPGVVWACVFLPGYLSGGDGGRADFHVLTFNVGGDRTAPAEVARQVIGTGADVVALEKVPASAVPAYERALGAVYPYHVTANTLGLWSRYPVRETAALNLGGAWPHVVRALVGTPGGDTAVYAVRLPSVRVRADAGFTVEARDRSAAELAGRVREDPADRVVLLGDLNGSLRDRGLAPLARQLAAAQREAGRGPGFTWPAAFPLVRIDHVLLRGLTATASTVLPDHLGSDHRPVLTGLRGAGGAGGT from the coding sequence GTGAGCACGTCCACCCGGGGCGCCGCCGCCCGTGCCGCGCGACGCCCGGGGCTGCGCATCGCCGTCCCCGCCCTGCTCCTCGCCGGGCTGCTGGCCTTCCCCGGGCTGCTGCCCAACACACCGGGGCACCTCGGGAGTCTGGCCGAGACCGCGCTGCCCTGGTTCGGTGCGGTCGTGCCGGTCCTGCTGGGGTGGGCGGCACTGCGCCGCTCGGTGGCGGGGGCGGCCGCCGCGCTGGTGCCCGGGGTGGTGTGGGCCTGTGTGTTCCTGCCCGGCTACCTCTCGGGCGGGGACGGCGGGCGGGCCGACTTCCACGTCCTGACGTTCAACGTCGGCGGCGACCGCACGGCACCCGCCGAGGTCGCCCGGCAGGTGATCGGCACGGGGGCCGACGTGGTGGCGCTGGAGAAGGTGCCCGCGTCGGCCGTGCCCGCGTACGAACGGGCGCTGGGCGCGGTCTATCCGTACCACGTGACGGCCAACACCCTCGGCCTGTGGTCCCGTTACCCGGTACGCGAAACGGCGGCCCTCAATCTGGGCGGCGCCTGGCCGCACGTCGTACGGGCGCTGGTCGGCACCCCGGGCGGCGACACCGCCGTCTACGCCGTGCGCCTGCCGTCCGTACGGGTGCGGGCCGACGCGGGATTCACCGTAGAGGCGCGGGACCGGAGCGCGGCCGAGCTGGCCGGCCGGGTGCGGGAGGACCCGGCGGACCGTGTGGTGCTGCTCGGCGATCTCAACGGCAGCCTGCGCGACCGGGGGCTGGCGCCGCTGGCCCGGCAGCTGGCCGCCGCGCAGCGGGAGGCCGGGCGCGGTCCGGGCTTCACCTGGCCCGCGGCGTTCCCGCTGGTCCGCATCGACCACGTCCTGCTGCGCGGCCTGACGGCCACCGCGTCCACCGTGCTGCCGGACCACCTCGGCAGCGACCACCGGCCGGTGCTGACGGGGCTGCGCGGGGCCGGTGGGGCGGGTGGTACGTGA